TCGAGGGGGATGAGGTTTTCGCGGGCACTATGAACGAGGACGGCTATCTTGAGGTCGAGGTTGACAGGAAAGCGGAGGACACTGTCCTTTCCAAAATTGTAAGGATAGTTGAAGAGGCTGAAAGACAGAAATCAAAGACTGAAAAATTCATAGACAGGTTTGCCCGTTATTATACCCCCGTAGTGATCTCCCTGGCATTCGCAACGTTTTTCATCCCCGCGTTCATTCTCGGTTATCCGTGGCATGACTGGTTTTACAGGGCACTGGTCCTTCTGGTCGTGTCCTGCCCCTGCGCAATGGCGATCTCAACGCCGGTTGCCATGGTCTCAGCAATATCAAGCGCGGCGAGGCACGGGGTTTTAATTAAGGGGGCAACGTTTATCGAAGAGTTGAGCAGGGTAAAGGCTTGCGCGTTTGATAAAACCGGCACGCTGACAAGGGGCAGGCTTGAAGTGGCGGATGTTATCGGTTTTAACGGTCATTCCGGGCAGGAGGTCCTCTCCATCGCCGCTTCCCTGGAAGCTCGCTCGCAACATCCCATCGCAAAGGCCATACTTGCCAGAGCGCATAAGGAAGGCATCCGGCTGAAGGAGATAGATAATTTTATGTCGGTTAAAGGTAAGGGAGTGCAGGCCCTGATAAACGGCAATACATATTATGCGGGCGCAAGGAACCTCTTCGATAATTTGTCCATCAACCTGCCTGACGAACTGCCGGGGCTGGAGAAGGAAGGAAAGACCTCTATTTTTATTTCAACCAGGGAGCAGGCAGTGGGAGTAATAGCGCTGGGAGATATGGTCAGGCAAAACGCGCATGAGATAATTACGCACCTTAAGAATGCAAACATAAGAACGGAGATGCTGACCGGTGACAACAGGAAGGTCGCGGAGGCGTTGGCGGACACGATCGGAATTGACGGATATCATGCTGAGTTGTTGCCTGAAGACAAGGTCAGGGTTGTCGAGGAACTCGCCGGCAAATACGGCTCTGTTGCAATGGTCGGCGACGGCGTTAACGACGCGCCTGCGCTTGCAAAGGCAAATGTCGGGATAGCCATGGGCACTATCGGCTCCGACGTTGCCATAGAGACAGCGGACATCGCATTGATGCATGATGATCTGTCCAGGATTGATTACCTCATATCGTTAAGCAGAAAGACCATGCAGGTTGTTAAACAGAACCTCACCGTCTCAATTCTCATCAAGGGAAGTTTTACTGTCCTCGCCTCTCTGGGGTTTATCAACCTCTGGATCGCAGTCGGGGTGGGTGACATGGGCCTGAGCCTCGCTGTTATCTTAAACGCTATGAGACTGACGAGGGTAAAGGCGTAAAGACCGGGAGTGCGCATTCACAAATTCTTCATAACAACCCTGTATCCTATAAAATGTCAATTTGCCCTGCTCACGTTGACTTCATAATTTATGAAAAGCTATATTAAATGTCGGAGGTTTTTTTGGAAGAGAAAGAAAAGAAAGATATATTCGAGTCGGTCTGGAGTTTTTTAGCGTCCGTAAAACTCGCTATCGGCGTTTTCATCATTATAGCCCTTTCTTCAATAATCGGCACCATTGTTGAACAGCAGGCTGAGCCCGCAAAAAATATTGCACTGCTCGCGAAGTTTTTCGGCGATTCCGCCGCGCCGTCGGTTTACAACGTTTTCGCGAAACTCGGTTTCATGGATATGTACCGCTCGTGGTGGTTTGTAAGCTTCCTGATAATTTTCAGCATTAACCTCATCGTCTGCACAATCGATAAATTTCCAAAGACATGGCGCCTCGTGAAAAACCCTTTGAGGCCGCTGCCGGAAAACGTACTTAAAACCCTTCCCGTAAAAAAGGAAGTAAAATTTAAGACCCACCTCAATATAGCAAAGGACGAGTTCGTAAACATCCTGAATTCATCAAGATACAAATTCCTTGAATCAAAGGAAGAAAATTCCGTACAGCTTTATTCCCAGAAAGGCAAGTATGCCCGCTTTGGGTTTTACATCGTGCATGTGAGCATCATCCTGATTTTAGTTGGCGCCATAATCGGGGCGCGTTTCGGGTTCACCGGATTTCTGAATCTTCCCGAAGGGCAGGTTTCTGACATGGCGTTTTCACAGGACGGCAAGACAATCCCCCTGGAATTTTCAGTCAGGTGCAACTGGTATGATACGAAATATTATGAAGGCACTGATACGCCCATGAAATTCCAGAGCGAACTGACAGTGATTGACAACGGCAGCGAAGTCATGAAAAAGATCATTGAGGTCAACTCCCCGCTCAAGTACAAGGGGATCACCTTTTTCCAGTCAAGCTACGGCATGGTCCCAAACGCGGTGGGCACTTTTGTCCTGGACATTACCCCGAACGGCGGCCAGTCAACCAAAGTGCAGCTCAGACCAGGTGGCTCTTTTGAAGTCCCGGGCACCGGGATCAGAGGCACTGTTGTTAATTTTTCACCAGCGCTTACACAGGACAGAAACACCGGCGCGTTGACCACATATTCAGATAACATGGTTAATCCCGGAGTAGCAATACAGTTCAGCATCCCCGGTATGCAGCCTTTTACCGGCTGGGTCCTGAAAAGATATCCTGAAACAGGCGCGCTGCCCGGAGGCCATTCGGTCAAATTCGCAGACTACCAGGGCGTGGAATACACGGGTCTTCAGGTATCAAAAGACCCCGGCGTGATCTTTATTTATATCGGCTCTATTTTAATGGCGATCGGTTTGTACGTTGCCTTTTTTATTAGCCATAAAAAGATATGGATAAATCTTGCGCACGAATCCCAGGGCGGCAAAGGCCCGGTCAGGGTAACTGTCGGGGGAAATACAAGCAGGAACCGGCTTGCATTTGAAAAGGAAATAGAACATATCTTATCAAAGGCTTCTGAAGCTATAGAAGGAAGGAGTAAAAAATGAGCAGTTCACTTTTTTTCGATATATCCGCAGGCGCATATATAGCCGCGATGATCGTATATGTAATCTACCTTGTAACGAGGAGCAAGACAGTCGGCCTTGCCGCTACTTCCGTTACAATATTCGGGTTTGTCTGTCAGACAATCGCTTTTCTAACCAGGTGGAGCCACTCCTATGATTTCTGGGTGGCGTCAAATCCCACATCGAGTTTAGTGGAATCTCTTTTACGGGCCGCTCCACTGAGAAACCTTTACGAGTCGCTGATATTCTTTGTATGGTCGCTGATATTGATCCATCTTTTGATCGAGTTCAAATATAAAAACCGCTCCTTAGGCGCATTTGTCACGCCGGTTGCGGCCCTCGCGCTGCTGTTTATTGACATATCCGGCACGACAAAAGAGATCCAGCCCCTCATGCCGGCGCTCCAGTCGAACTGGCTGCTCTTTCACGTGCTGCTGGCCTTCCTGGGATACGCGGCTTTCGGCGTGTCCTTCGGCGCTGCCGCGGCGTACATAATCATGATCACGGAAAACAGGAAAGAGAAAACATATATTTTCTGGAGCATAATAATCGGCATCTTCCTGGTCGTCCTGATCGCTATGGGGATGGATTTCCTGGGCCTTTCCGCTGAGGAACGCAAGGAACTGATCCAGAGTCATTTCCTCAAGACCACATTCAGGAGCGATTCAGGCGGCGTAGCGGCAGCAAGTTATGTTATCGGTATCGCGTTTATTTATCTTATCTGGCAGTTTGGACTTGGGCTGAAAAAAGTCCTCGGTTCGTTAGCGGTCACTCCGCAGATGCTTGAGGACATCGAATATAAGAGTATCGCAATAGGTTTTCCGTTATTCACGATCGGCGGTCTGATAATGGGCGCGATATGGGCCAACAGCGCATGGGGCAAGTACTGGAGCTGGGACCCGAAAGAGACCTGGTCGCTGATAACATGGTTTGTTTACGCGCTCTATATCCACGCGCGTTTTGTCGCCGGATGGAGAGGGAAGCGGGTTGCGATCCTCGCGGTAGTCGGCTTCGTAGCGGTCATCTTCACATACCTCGGAGTCAACCTCGTACTGTCAGGGTTGCATTCTTACGGCAGTGGTTAAGAGGTAAAATAGGATAAAGTTACAAAGGCACAGAGTTGCAAAGCTCTGTGCCTTTTTTTATCTCGTGCAGGTTATTTTTTTACGTTCCTATGTGATGCGAATTATGAGAGGGAGAATCACGAGACGCTGTAGCACTATTCCCCCCCTTTATAATTCGCATAGAAGGTCAGCAGATTTTTAAATCTACATTGATGATGTTCAATTATATCTTGTTATTAGCGCCGTACAAGTATAGAATAATCATATATTACTTTTCATTTAATCACGGATTAGCCTCTGTAATTTTATACCCATGATACACGGTAAATTATTTCGAAAGACCTTCACAGTAATATTTTGCATGATTTTAGTCTTGACCTGCGGTGTAACAAAAGGCATAGGTGCTGATATATGTTCTTCAGTGAATGACATCACCTCTAAAATATATTTCTGTTTTATCATTCACAATGAAGAAGATGACGTTAACGGGGTCCCAAACAGCAATCCCCTTATTCCCGATTACAATGGCAATCCAGCGGTATTTAACCATTTCGCTGATGCTATGATGGATTACGCACTAATGCTCAACAGCTACGGAGCGACATTGAGCTTTCAGCCTGACTGGACCTTTATCGAAGGTGTTCAAAAATACCGTCCCGGCTTTTTCACAGATCTCCTTCAACTCGGAAACGTTGAGATCGTGCCTCATGCGCATGAGACATACGTCCCTTATGATGAAGTTTATACCATGCTGGAGATGAACTATGCTCAACCGCTAAAGATTCTCGGCGGGATGACACATGATAAATATAAAGCAAGTCAGGTGTGGTTTGATGCGAATCCGGGATTTGCTTTCTGGGGGGCTCCCCTGCAAACTTCTAATCATATAAATGATAAGGCCCCTCCGCCGATGGTATACAGGATAGCAGAGCCCAAAGACATATACGACTACTATGATCTTTACAGGCATGTTGCATCCTCCTCCATAATAGCCACTCCCGGGGTGCCATCCGATGTCACTAAAATGTTTCAGATAAAGCCTGTCGGAAATTATATCACGCCTTCATATGAACTGTATGCAACGAGGTATTTTCTTGCTGAGCCTGATGATACAAGTGTTCCAAGAATATGGCGGAAGAGGCTTGATGGTACACAAACACCTGGCGCAGGCAACAGGACTGCATCTGAGATAATTAATTCTGTAGCCTACAAAATCCAGAATGAATTGCAACCTCTCATCCTTCAGGGGAAGCTTGAGTTTAAAACAGTTGGAGAAATTATCAACCTCTTTAAGCAATACGAACAGTGCCTGGATATTAGAGACAACCAGGACTTGTGTGATTTCGTCCCCCTCATGCCCCATTATGAGCCGGTGCGGGTTGCGTCTGCCTACAGCTCTTCTCTTCAGGCTGCTTATGACTCAGCGATGGATGGGAGCACCATACAGAGTCGTGCGGTGGTGCTTACCGAGAATCTTAACATTAACCGGGATGTTTCAGTTTTTATAGACGGAGGGTACAGTTGTGATTATTCAGCCGGCAGCAGCATGACACGCTTAATTGGCGATATAGTTGTAAGCAGCGGAAACGTAGAGATTGGAAATGTTATTCTTGAAAAGTAAACGCCAGCCCTCTTTCCCCCGGCCTGTTTTGATACTTGCTTGACAAAGTGATGCGGTTTCAAAAGTTCCTTTGTAGGGGTATCTACCCCGGAGTCAACCTCGTACTGTCAGGCTTCATTCTTACGGCAGCAGTTAAGAGGTAAAAAAGGATAAAAATACAAAGGCGCAGAGCCGCAAGGCCCTGTGCCTTTTTTAATTAGTCATGAATCTTTTCAGATCTTCTTTGGCAGGTTTACTACAGGACAGAAAGGCAAGGGAAAAACGGGATGCAAGAATTAAAGATTTAAAGCTCTGATTCCCAAACGCTGAATTCTGTCTTGCCGGCAGGATGACGCTCATATCCTTTTTTATGTTTTTTTTCAAGCGCGTTGATATTCACCTGCTTGATAGCATCCTTCAATGCCTTACGGGTAAAAGCAGAACGCGTTGTTTTTAGTTTTTTAGCAATTATATCAACGGCTGTTATCAGGTCATCATCTAAGGTCATTTGAATTGTCCTATAAGGTCCTCCCAATAATGTGGCTCTTTATAGCTAAAAAAACCCACATCATTTCCTGAGTCAATTGGTTCCCCTTACTCTGTGGTACACACCCCTTAATCCCTCGCTATCTCCCGAAGGGGAGAGGGGAATAAAGAAGTTGCGGGTTCGGGGGCGCTTATTTATAATAGACGATGCTGCGGGTGCTCTATATTAAAAACTTCTCCATTATCGATGACGCAAACATAGAGTTCGCTGAAGGGTTTAATGTCCTCACGGGGGAAACAGGCGCGGGGAAATCCATAATCATTGACGCGCTTTGTCTGGCGCTTGGTGAAAGGGCGACTGCCGAGGCCATCCGCAGCGGTGAGAAGGAGGCGGTTGTTGCCGCGTTCTTTGATATCTCTCCGCGATTGCTGAACCCTGCCACGCATCAGTTCCTGACAGACTACGGGATCAACATTGATGAGGGTCTTATCCTCAAGAGGATCGTCTCCGCGCAGGGCAAAAGCCGCGCGTTCGTCAACGGCTCAATGGTGAACGTGCAGACACTTTCCGATATCAGTAAGAGCATCATCGATGTCCACGGACAGTACGAGCACCAGTCTCTGCTTTCGTCAGACAATCAGCTTGACCTGCTTGACGCATTCGGCGGGCTGCTTTATGAACGGCAAGAGGTAAAGAACGTTTATGAATCAGTGAGCGCCTTGAGACGGCAGATCGAGGAACTCATTCAGCAGGAAAAAGAGAGGGCCCAAAGGCTGGACCTTCTCAAGTATCAAATAAATGAAATTGAAACGGCACAATTAAATCCGGGCGAGGAAGAGGAGCTTTCCGGCGAGGTGAAATTCCTGGGCAGCGCGGGCAGGCTTGCAGGACTTGCAAATGAGGCGTACGATTCCCTTTACTCATCTGATTCCGCCTGCATCGCGGAGCTCTCCCGCATACTGAATTCTCTCCGGGACATTGCGGCCATCGACCCCCGCGCGGATGACGCGGTCAAGTCTGTCAAAGACGCGCTCCCCCTGCTTGAGGAGGCGGGATATTTTCTCAGGGACTATAAAGAGAAACTGGACAATGACCCTCAACGGCTTGAGCAAATACAGGAAAGGCTTGAGCTGATAAAGGGCTTGAAGAGAAAATACGGCGGCAGCATTCAGGAGATTCTCGATTACAAAGATAAAGCCGTTATCGAGCTTGAAGCGCTCCAGCATTCCGAGGAAAGACTGGAGACGCTGAAAAAAGAGCTTGAAGAGCTGAAGAAAAGTTTGACTGAAAAGGCGGGGACGCTTTCAAAAAAGAGAAAGACATCGGCAAAGAAAATAGAAGCGGAGGTTGTGTCCCATCTCTCTGAGCTGTCAATGCCCGACACCAGGTTTTCAATTCACATCACGCAGGAAAAAGGCGACGATACCACAGACGGGTTAAAGGCCACGCAAAAGGGAATTGACGGTATTGAGTTTCTAATATCCCCAAATGTCGGTGAAGACCTCAAACCCTTAGCTAAGATCGCATCCGGCGGAGAGCTTTCAAGGATAATGTTAGCGTTAAAAAGCATCATGGCAAAGGGTGATAACATCCCGGTCCTCATATTTGATGAAATTGACGCGGGTGTAGGCGGCAAGACAGCGGAGAACGTCGGCAGAAAATTGAAGAACCTTTCAGCAAGCCACCAGGTTATTTGCATAACACACCTTCCACAGATCGCGTCATACGCGGACAGGCACCTGAAGATTGAAAAGAAGGTCAAGAAGGACAGGACGGTTGTTGAAATAGCCGCTGTTGAGAAAGATGAAAGGACCGCGGAGGTTGCGCGGATGCTGGGAGGGGAGATCTCAGAGGTGTCATTAAAACACGCGAAGGAAATGCTGAAGAAGGGCAAAGGGTATAAATGAGTAGATTGTATAAATATTCAGGATTGCTTCAAGTAAAAAGGGAAACCTCTTTCAGGATTTCTATAATCGACAGATTATTTGAAATGTTATCCTCAAACAATCTAAGCGGTTTTTATAATTCTGTGCTTAATGCTCTTTACTATCTTCTTCTTAAGAGGTGTCGTATAGAAATTCTGAAACAGGCCCCCCTTTTTGCAGCAAGACCTGTAAAATTAAGTTCGCTATGAATCCAGTGAAGCCCTCTAATGAGAAGGAGAAGAAGCGCGAGCTCTTCCGCTATCTCGGCGTGGCGAGCACGGTCGGGATAAACCTTGTAATTAGCACATTCATCGGTTTTGCGCTCGGCTACTATCTGTTAGACAGATATTTCGGAACGTTCCCGTGGCTTACACTTGTATTTACGCTTCTCGGGATTGTTGCGGGGTTTAAATTTTTATTCAGGATAGCGTCAAGGATCAGCAAGGACAATAATGGAGATTCTGAAAAGGGTAATTAAGAAGAGCATTTTCATCATCCTGCCTCTGGCGGCAATCTCATTCTTTATTGAATCACGGAGACTGCCGCTGGGGATTTTGATGGGGTGGTTGTTCGGGATATTCAATTTGCGCGCGCTGACGAGGAACGTTGAAGGCCTGCTCGGGCCGGACAAGGCCACAGCAAGGATAGTCGTTTTAAATATGGCGAGATTATTGATGCTTTTTACCGCGATCTTTTTTCTTGTGTATTACAGGGTTGTAAATGTCATCGGTTTGCTGATAGGATTTACAGTCGTGTTTGCTTTAATTCTTATTGAAGGATGGAAAGTTGGGAAAGGGGAATAGAGTCTGTTGGTTGTCATTCCGGGCTTGACCCGGAATCCAGTTTTTTCCTCTATATTCCCGCTTTCGAGGGAATGGCTAACTTAAGTAAATCCGAAATCATGGAGGAATAAATGCGGAGGTATCGTTCATCAAAGGCAATGAAACAAAGGCTCGTAGAGCTGGTCCTTGAGCGCTCATTTAAGTTCACCGAAGAGCCGACCTTCAAGCTCGCATCGGGCAAGATGAGCAATTTCTATTTCAACTGCAAACCGGCAACGCTTAACCCCGAGGGCATGTTCCTCATCGGCAACCTTTTTTACGGACTGATTAAAAGTAAAAAGAAATGGAATGTTAAAGCCGTTGGCGGGCTTACACTTGGCGCAGACCCGGTTGCCGACGCAATAGCCTATACATCGTATTTAAAAGGCGGGCCTTTGGAGGCCTTTGTTGTAAGAAAGACGCCGAAGAAGCACGGGACCATGCTGTGGATAGAGGGCAATGTGCGGGAAGGCGATAAGGTCTTGATTGTCGAGGATGTTATCACGACCGGCGGTTCTTCAAAAGAGGCCATCCTGAGGGCGAGAGAATGCGGGCTTAAAGTGATGGGCGTTATCGTGCTCATTGACAGGCAGGAGGGCGGAAGGGAAGAGATAGAGGCAATGGGCCTGCCGATCGAGGTTTTGTTGACGAAGGAAGAGATTTTTGAGGCCTATAAGAAGACAGGGAAGGGCGCAAAGGAACAAAGTCACAAAGGGACAAAGGTGAAAAAGACTTAGCGCCTGTGTGCCTTTGCCACTTTGTCCCTTCAAAAATAAGCATCGATGATGTTTTGATTAAATTTTTTTATTTGACGGCCAAAAGAAAGTTGTTTTAATATGGTTAACCATTTTTTCTATTCTACCCCTGAATTGAGAAAAAATACTAAGACCGAAGGGACTCTTAGATTAAAAACACTGTACAAATTTCTCTTGTAACTATACAAGGGCAAAATCAAGAAGGAGGTATACATGAGCGGTAAGTACAAAACACCAATGTTGGACGAGCTGGAAAAAGGACCGTGGCCGAGTTTCGTAACAGAAATAAAAAAGGCTGCGAAGAAAAGCCCGATGGCGGAAGACGAATTGGGCCAGCTTGAAAAGTCATACAGGACAAAACGCGGCTACTGGAAACACGGCGGTATCGTCGGCGTTCTCGGTTACGGGGGCGGAGTTATCGGAAGATATTCCTCCCTTCCTGAAGAATTTCCCGGCATCGCGCATTTCCACACTGTAAGAATTAACCAGACCAGCGGTTTCTTCTACACAGCAGAGTCATTAAGAATGATATGTGACATCTGGGACAAGTACGGAAGCGGACTTACCAATGTGCACGGCTCCACAGGCGACCTGGTCCTTCTGGGAACAACCACAGAAAACCTTGAAGCCATCTTTGCAGAGTATTCATCACGCGGATGGGACCTCGGCGGTTCAGGTTCGGCAATGAGGACACCGAGCTGCTGCGTAGGACCAGGCCGTTGCGAGTGGTCCAATATCGACACGCTCGATATTACATATGAACTTACACAGGAATTCCAGGATGAACTTCACAGGCCTGCTTTCCCGTACAAATTCAAGATCAAGACAGCCGGATGCGCCGTTGACTGTGTTGCGGCTATTGCCCGCGCAGACTTGTCCATCATCGGAACATGGAAAGGCAATATCCAGATCGATCAGGCTGAAGTGAAGAAATATGCAAGCTCGGGCATGAACATCCAGAAAGAGATTGTGGAAATGTGCCCGACAGAATGCATGAGCTTTAACGGCAGCGAGTTGAAAATAAATGACGTTGAATGCAACAGGTGCATGCATTGCATAGCTAAAATGACAAAGGCCCTCAGGCCCGGCAAAGAAAAAGGCGCGACCCTTTTGATGGGCAGCAAGGCCCCTATCGTTGTCGGCTCCCTGCTTTCATGGGTCATCGTTCCCTTTATTAAATTAGAGGCGCCCTACACAGAATTGAAGACACTCATCCGCAGCATGATCGAATGGTGGGATGATAACGCAAAGCCGAGAGAAAGAATAGGCGAGCTGCTTGAATCAAAAGGCATGAGGCCTTTCCTTGAGCACATCGGCGTACCACCTCAGCCTCAGCAGGTGAAAGAGCCGAGGAAAGATCCGTTCTTCTTCTGGTCTGAAAGCGATTTCAAAAGATAGATAAGTGATTATTAATAAATAAAAGGAGGAATAACAATGGCATTACCCAAAAGACAAACAGACATTGGACCACCAAAATATGATCAGTTCATTCCGCCCGTAATAAAGAAGAATTACGGCAAATGGAAATATCATGAAGTATTAAGCGGCGGCACAATGGTCCATGTAGGTGAAAGCGGTGACAAGCTCTTTACCGTAAGATGCGGTTCACCGAGAATCTTAAGCACTGAAACCATCCGTGAAATCTGTGATCTCGCGGAAAAATACTGTGACGGGTATCTCCGTTTTACAACAAGAAACAACGTGGAGTTCCTCGTATCAGACCAGAGCAAGCTGGATCCGCTCGTGGCCGACCTGAAGGCAAGAAAATATGCAATCGGCGGAATCGGGCCGAGGATCAGCAATATCGTCCATACTCAGGGATGGGTACACTGCCACAGCGCATGTACTGATGCATCCGGATTAGTTAAAGCGATCATGGATGATCTCTTTGAATACTTCACCACAAAAGAGCTGCCGAACAAGGTCAGACTCGCAGTTGCATGCTGCGTTAACATGTGCGGCGCGGTCCATTGCTCTGACATAGCGGTTGTTGCCGTGCACAGGAAAGTGCCGACGATCAATCATGAGATGGTGAATAAGGTATGTGAAATTCCGACAACCATTGCATCATGCCCGACATCGGCGATCAGACCGAATCCGAAAGACAAATCGGTCATAATCAATGAAGACAAATGCATGTACTGTGGAAACTGTTTCACGGTATGTCCTCCGATTGACATCCACAAGCCGGAAGAAGACGGTGTTGCAATAGTGATAGGCGGAAAGATAGGGAACCTCAGGACCCCGCCTAAGTTCTCGAAGCTTGCTATCCCGTTCTTTTACAACGAACCTCCAAGGTGGCCCAAGGTTGTTGCTGCTATCAGGAGCATCCTTGAGACATATGAACAACATGCCAGAAAGCATGAGAGGGTCGGTGAATGGATAGAGAGAATCGGATGGGAAGGGTTCTTCAACCTTACAGGCATTCAGTTCACCTTCCAGCACATTGACGATTTCACATTCGCAAGAGACACATTCAGGACCACTGCAGCATTTAAGTATTCAAAGTAAAAATCGTATGTAGGGGCGGGTTTCAAACCCGCCCCTACAAAAAAAAATAGAAAGAGGTGAGGATATGGAAACAGCAGAATTACAGGATAAAATCTTCGCTTTCATGGAAAAGATGAAGGGCAAAAAGAAACTGAAAGAAAAAGATGTTATCAAGGCGCTTGCGGAAGAGACCGCAGAGGCCCCTGATAATGTAAAAAAAGCCCTTCGCGGAATGATTGATATCGGCAGACTCATGTATTCTTACGGCGGCGGAGCCAGTTCAGTGGAGATCCCGAGCGAAGAATACTTGAGGGAAAAAGGCCTCATTAAGTAGATCATTGAGACAATAAGTCATTAAGTTATTAACGATCCAGTAAAAGAAATATAATAACTTAGTTGATAACGGATGCAGCAAATCTATACTTACACTTAATAACTCAATGACTGAATCAGTTAGTTACTCAATACCAAGGATAGTTGTTTCCGGTCTTCGGGGGGGGAGCGGAAAGACTATCCTTTCTTTATGCCTTGTCGCATTACTAAGGAAAAAAGGTTTAACAGTTACTCCCTTCAAAAAAGGCCCCGATTATATTGACGCGGGCTGGCTGGCAAAGGCTGCTGGCGTATCATGCTACAACTTAGACCTGTTCATGATGTCTCCTGAACAAGCGCTACAGTCGTTTATAGAGCATACGTCCCAGATATGCGCGAGAAAAAAATTTACAAATGATAATAAAAGCACTGAGGCGTCATTCCCGCGAAAGCGGGAATCCAGAGAATTAAAAGACTGGATTCCGGGTCAGGCCCGGAATGACGGCATGAAGAATACAACTATATCCTCAACGCACATCGCTGTCATCGAGGGCAACCGGGGACTATATGATGGGGTTGACCATGAAGGCACTTACAGCACGGCAGAGCTTGCCAAGCTGTTAAACGCACCGGTGATACTAATTGTTGATTGCACCAAAGCCACCAACACAGTTGCCGCTATGGTTTTAGGCTGTCAGAAGATGGATGAAAAAGTCCCCATCGGCGGCGTTGTCCTGAACAGGGTAGCAACCGCCAGACAGGAGTCGGTGATCAGGAAGGCAATAAATGAGAGGTGCGGCCTGCCTGTTGTCGGCGTAATACCAAGACTGAAGAATGACCCGTTTCCCGAAAGACACATGGGGCTCACTCCATTTCAGGAGACCAAAGGC
The Nitrospirota bacterium DNA segment above includes these coding regions:
- the ccsB gene encoding c-type cytochrome biogenesis protein CcsB, giving the protein MIVYVIYLVTRSKTVGLAATSVTIFGFVCQTIAFLTRWSHSYDFWVASNPTSSLVESLLRAAPLRNLYESLIFFVWSLILIHLLIEFKYKNRSLGAFVTPVAALALLFIDISGTTKEIQPLMPALQSNWLLFHVLLAFLGYAAFGVSFGAAAAYIIMITENRKEKTYIFWSIIIGIFLVVLIAMGMDFLGLSAEERKELIQSHFLKTTFRSDSGGVAAASYVIGIAFIYLIWQFGLGLKKVLGSLAVTPQMLEDIEYKSIAIGFPLFTIGGLIMGAIWANSAWGKYWSWDPKETWSLITWFVYALYIHARFVAGWRGKRVAILAVVGFVAVIFTYLGVNLVLSGLHSYGSG
- a CDS encoding cytochrome c biogenesis protein ResB — protein: MEEKEKKDIFESVWSFLASVKLAIGVFIIIALSSIIGTIVEQQAEPAKNIALLAKFFGDSAAPSVYNVFAKLGFMDMYRSWWFVSFLIIFSINLIVCTIDKFPKTWRLVKNPLRPLPENVLKTLPVKKEVKFKTHLNIAKDEFVNILNSSRYKFLESKEENSVQLYSQKGKYARFGFYIVHVSIILILVGAIIGARFGFTGFLNLPEGQVSDMAFSQDGKTIPLEFSVRCNWYDTKYYEGTDTPMKFQSELTVIDNGSEVMKKIIEVNSPLKYKGITFFQSSYGMVPNAVGTFVLDITPNGGQSTKVQLRPGGSFEVPGTGIRGTVVNFSPALTQDRNTGALTTYSDNMVNPGVAIQFSIPGMQPFTGWVLKRYPETGALPGGHSVKFADYQGVEYTGLQVSKDPGVIFIYIGSILMAIGLYVAFFISHKKIWINLAHESQGGKGPVRVTVGGNTSRNRLAFEKEIEHILSKASEAIEGRSKK
- a CDS encoding AtpZ/AtpI family protein — encoded protein: MNPVKPSNEKEKKRELFRYLGVASTVGINLVISTFIGFALGYYLLDRYFGTFPWLTLVFTLLGIVAGFKFLFRIASRISKDNNGDSEKGN
- the pyrE gene encoding orotate phosphoribosyltransferase; the encoded protein is MKQRLVELVLERSFKFTEEPTFKLASGKMSNFYFNCKPATLNPEGMFLIGNLFYGLIKSKKKWNVKAVGGLTLGADPVADAIAYTSYLKGGPLEAFVVRKTPKKHGTMLWIEGNVREGDKVLIVEDVITTGGSSKEAILRARECGLKVMGVIVLIDRQEGGREEIEAMGLPIEVLLTKEEIFEAYKKTGKGAKEQSHKGTKVKKT
- a CDS encoding CopG family transcriptional regulator, whose protein sequence is MTLDDDLITAVDIIAKKLKTTRSAFTRKALKDAIKQVNINALEKKHKKGYERHPAGKTEFSVWESEL
- the recN gene encoding DNA repair protein RecN encodes the protein MLYIKNFSIIDDANIEFAEGFNVLTGETGAGKSIIIDALCLALGERATAEAIRSGEKEAVVAAFFDISPRLLNPATHQFLTDYGINIDEGLILKRIVSAQGKSRAFVNGSMVNVQTLSDISKSIIDVHGQYEHQSLLSSDNQLDLLDAFGGLLYERQEVKNVYESVSALRRQIEELIQQEKERAQRLDLLKYQINEIETAQLNPGEEEELSGEVKFLGSAGRLAGLANEAYDSLYSSDSACIAELSRILNSLRDIAAIDPRADDAVKSVKDALPLLEEAGYFLRDYKEKLDNDPQRLEQIQERLELIKGLKRKYGGSIQEILDYKDKAVIELEALQHSEERLETLKKELEELKKSLTEKAGTLSKKRKTSAKKIEAEVVSHLSELSMPDTRFSIHITQEKGDDTTDGLKATQKGIDGIEFLISPNVGEDLKPLAKIASGGELSRIMLALKSIMAKGDNIPVLIFDEIDAGVGGKTAENVGRKLKNLSASHQVICITHLPQIASYADRHLKIEKKVKKDRTVVEIAAVEKDERTAEVARMLGGEISEVSLKHAKEMLKKGKGYK
- the cadA gene encoding cadmium-translocating P-type ATPase codes for the protein MSRIKLQTETNSCGSNERTCSCCAVDFLEEKPPFWKRRTLIISISTGLLLLSGLLINFLTSYHFAAQLIFISVVAVAGKDILKKAVLSLFKLRLDMNFLMSLASFGAFFIGHGEEGAAVIYLFFVAESLEAYAGDNAKKSISQLLKLAPETARVKRDGKETELHTHEVEIGDIVVIRPGEKIPMDGKVIAGRSSVNEATITGESLPADKFEGDEVFAGTMNEDGYLEVEVDRKAEDTVLSKIVRIVEEAERQKSKTEKFIDRFARYYTPVVISLAFATFFIPAFILGYPWHDWFYRALVLLVVSCPCAMAISTPVAMVSAISSAARHGVLIKGATFIEELSRVKACAFDKTGTLTRGRLEVADVIGFNGHSGQEVLSIAASLEARSQHPIAKAILARAHKEGIRLKEIDNFMSVKGKGVQALINGNTYYAGARNLFDNLSINLPDELPGLEKEGKTSIFISTREQAVGVIALGDMVRQNAHEIITHLKNANIRTEMLTGDNRKVAEALADTIGIDGYHAELLPEDKVRVVEELAGKYGSVAMVGDGVNDAPALAKANVGIAMGTIGSDVAIETADIALMHDDLSRIDYLISLSRKTMQVVKQNLTVSILIKGSFTVLASLGFINLWIAVGVGDMGLSLAVILNAMRLTRVKA